TCGGACAGAGGTGGAGTGATTTGAGAGGGAACGGAGAGGCCGAGGGTAGGATGGAACGGATAGCGGGACACAGTGAGAGaagtcgattaaaaaaaaaaaaagagtgtgaATCTTTTTGATATTGATTTTTGATATTGACATTGCTTTGATATTGTGATATCCTTTGTTGCGATTGTTCGGCGATCAGCCGTTACTGTTAGCTATCTCATGGAGATCGTTTTTTTtgttcacccttttttttttttcagattttcatTCTGATGGATTCGTTTGGATCAATAGTGAGCCTTCCCAGTtggatctgaaaaaaaaaaaggggaacaaaaaaaaaacgatctcCGTGAGATAGCTAACAGTACGACTGATCGCTGAACAATCACATCAAAGGATATCACAATATCAAAGCAATGTCAATATcaaaaatcaatttcaaaaaGATTCACAATCTGTTgtactctcttttttttaatcgattTTTGTCACTGTGTTCCGCTATTCGCTCCGTCCTAGCCTCGGCCTCTCCGTTCCCTCTCAAATcactccacctctgtcagatagGAGAAGGGACATTCTGTCGAACGAGCAGTTTGATCGGCTGAGATATCACATGCTTCCGTTTTTTCTCTGCTTTAGATTGGCTAAGCAATAATCACGCCATTTTATGAGGGTTACACGCAGACATTAATGTAAAGTGCCTAGTGAGACCTATCCACTCCAAGCCTGTAGGTGGCGCTCAAAGTTGTAAAACGTGGTCGACAGCAATGCTCACCAAACTTTGAGACGTTGTGGAACTGGTCACTCAAACTCCAGGAGAAATCGCATGGATGCCCTCCCCATCTATCACTGTGtttatagaagtgtgtgtgtgtgtgtgtctgtgtgtgtgtgtctgtgtgtctgtctgtgtgtctgtctgtgtgtgtctgtctgtctgtctgtctgtctgtctgtctgtctgtctgtctgtctgtctgtctgtctgtctgtctgtctgtctgtctgtctgtctgtctgtctgtctgtctgtctgtctgcgcgcgcgtgtgcatgggacatttgtattaaaaaaaaaaaagctggtgtTAAAAATCACAATATTATCAGTGCAACTCTACTAACATGATAGATGCTGGCGTGCGCACGCCTGTCTGTCAAACTAGTCCAACAGAATCGTTGGAAAGACCTCGTTCTGGGCGTGTCCATCCTGGCGGCATTGGGCGGCTGCTGGTTTGCTTGCGTCCAGACAAAGAGGTCCAGAGACGACCTGGGCAAGTTGATGAAGGACCTGGAGGGTCTTCAGAGGGCAGAACAGAGCCTGTTGGATCTGCAGGAGAAGTGAGTTTAAAATCGGCCAAGGGAACTGACTTCAGGCTACTGAGTGAGTGTGGAGACAAGCAGTGCAAAAGATTCCAGTTTCAACTCCTTTTATGGACAAAGGGAGACGAAGAGCTTGCTTTCGAGTCTGTCCCatgctcgcacacacacacacgcgcacaatgCGATGAATGCTCCAGACTTGTAGTTGTTCCGTCTCAATGGCGGTCTCTCTTGGCATATTCAGCTGCTCGGCTGATCCCGTGTCAGTCATTTGGTGGTCGAATGCCCATGACACGGTTCCCTCTCTGGTGCATGGCCGGTTCTCACACAGTTCAAATGAGGTGACAGCGCCActtgctgtgcatgtgtgtctatacacacacgtgcacgcattTCTTCTTCAAATGCATGCGGATGAACCTGATGAACGATCGCCCCCATTGTTTTTGAGGCTGCAAAAGGCCCAGGAGGATCAGCGCTGCGTTCAGGTGGAGAAAGtgaaggtggaggaggagctgaGGAACGAGATTGACGCGGCCAAGCGGGAAGCATGCCGGCTTCGCGAACTCCGCGAAGGCACTGAGAATGAAATGAGTCGCCAGAAGTACGCCGAGCAAGAGCTGGAGCAGGTCGAGGAGAGCAAGCGGGTGGCGGCTTTCTTAACAAAACGTAATCTGCCAAGACCTGCGTCTGCAGGTGAGGATGGCGCTGAAAAAGGCCGAGAGGGAGCTGGAGTCACAGGCTCGCTGGTCACCGCCGGACATCCTGCAGACGTGGCTGCAGCTGACGCACGAGATTGAAGTTCAGTACTACAACGTCAAGAAGCAGAGTGCCGAAAGGCAGCTACTGCAAGCCAGAGAGGGGGTGAGTGAGCACTCGAGCACTCTAGGCCGCACTCGGAATTGAGAAGTGGGCCTACTGCCCGCCGCCGTTGCAGGCCGAGAagatcaagaagaagaagacttcGCTTTTTGGGACCTTTCACGTGGCTCACAGCTCCTCATTAGAAGACGTGGACCACAAGATCCTCTCTGCCAAGTTAGTGGCCCCCAACCTTTCCACCCGGCAACGGGAAGCGTCCGTCCAAATGTGGTGCAAGAGTCAATGGGTCCCGTAGACAGGCCCTGGCCGATGTGACGGCCGCACTGCGAGAGAAGCTGCGGCGCTGGCAAAACATCGAGTTGCTGACGGGGTTCTGCCTGGTTACCAACCCGGGCCTAGGGGCTCTAGCCGCCGCCCTTCATTTGGACCCGTCCTTCCTGGGCTTGCGACCGGCGACGCCACAGCACCTCCTCCTGTCCGACGACCTGGACGATATGGATGAGGACATCCTGTCACCCGGCACGCTGAAATGTGAGTTGTTTTCACTTGAGTTGGCAATTGATTTCAGAACGTTTTAGAGCTCAGCAATGGGTCAatattggcctttttttttttttttaacgatccGTTTTTGTCACAACTAGCAACAGTGTGCATTCAGAACTGTTGAGGTGCCCCGCTATGTGTCCGTCTCTTTCGATCGGCTCCCTTCATACAGATGCAGCCTGGCAGATGGACCAACGAGCGAGCGACCTCTGGCCACTGAGCGGCTTTGCAGACAACCCGTTGCCATGGAAGCTCTCCGGTTTGCCCCTCTTTTGactttctctcttttttgtgAACAAGACATCAATGACTCGCTGCTCTTGTATTTGCCAGCTCAGAGGATGGGAGACTCGACCATGATGTTCAGCTCTCAGAGGTTAGTTGTGGGGAAATGTCCAGCCCCATGTGGAAGTGTCAGTGATACAAAGCGTATACCTTCCTCCTCCCACAGGGACATTATGGATCGCTCTTACTCAGAGTCGCCCCTTCCGCACGCTGGCGGCGAATCCCGAGGCCTGCATGCCTCCAAGACACTCCTCTTGTCAAATCGGAGCGCCAGGATGAGAGGGCGAGGAGGAGGCCTAGAGAAAAGCTCAAGCCTCGGGGAGCTAAGGACCATCCCCGCCGCCATCCCCGCCGCCATCCCTGCCTCCTCCCGCTCCACGCGCTCGCTTTGCATCACAGCCGCCGACAGCCCCGTCCTCTTCTCGGGTGTTTGCGCAGTTCCCGGGTGGAGCCCCGCCAAGGATGGGGGCAAGACATCGGGGGGTGGCCGTCGCAGAAATGCCTTCGATAAAATCTTCAAGAAGAAATAACATGACTGAAATCAAACTGTCCGCAAACTCTCACGCTCTACAGAGTTTGTGGCAAAGGTGGACCTTCGGCTCACTAAAACTAAACACATGCCATCAACACAATTGCTTTTCTGCTTGTGTGTAGTCGGCAGCGTAAGACAACTAGTGAGTTAAATCAGCCACATCGGGTTTTCACACTTGTGATGACACCTGAAGGCATCATACGGAGGTACAGATACGCACGCACTTAAGTCATAATCAGGTCGCGCGTGGATGGCAGAGGACGGATGTGAAGTCAACCAAATGACCCCAAGTGATTCAAGGATTCATTATGTCAAGAGCTTTTCAACAATAGTCATTCCTCTCTTAGCTGCTTTTTGTTGGTGTTTCAAAACTAGTGTTCGTTACCATGCTGTGCACAGTATTAATAAATAATGGGAGCACAAGAACCACGAAGACACCAGTGTAGTTTATATGTAACATTATTTACACATTCAATATAGTAAATCTGTTCAAAAGTCACGCACGTTCAAGTTAAATACAAGCGAGCAGCACATAGACTGGAAAACAGACAAGCTATAGATGTAGCTTGTGTACTGTCACATGATCTGTTTGGCCGAGCACGTTTTGAGAGTGATCGTTAGCCGATGCAAGCGGGACGGGTCCTTTCAGGGCGGAAGCGAGGGAGCACAAAGGAGAACCGAAAGAAGACGTTTGCTCGGTGACTCTATTTCCTTTCGAGGTGGAGACATCGCTCGGAGCTGCGGGCTTCCTCTTCACAACAAGCGCAACTCGAATACTTCCCTTGTGTTCTGTCTCGCCAAGCATGCTCAGACTAAGTCGTTGCCAGATGTTTGGGCTCCATACTCGAATGGAAGATGGCGGCATATTTGCACAACTCATCGAGCGTCATCCTCAAATGTTTTGCTGATAACTGGATGCTTAAGCGTTTTCCACTGTGCCACGTCTCGCATGGGTCAAGATACCTGCGGGATGTGTGGAATtagaatgaatggatggattaattaattaattaattaattaattaattaatttaattaaaggAGCCTGACAAATGATCAGCATGTGACAGAACATGAGCCACCGCCAGCGCGTATCAGTAGTGTTCTATTTTTAACCCCCACCGCCGGCCTGCTCGGCCTCTCTTGCACATCGCCGACCGACATAAAGCAGGCCACACGACGTGCAGCGCCGCCAGCGAGATGGAGGTAAAAAATTTTCTGTTGCGTGCGCCTGCTTTGTGTGAATCAGAATGTGTGGGAATCAAGTTCCGCCAGGCATTTCGTTTGGACGCCTGCTTTATTTTGCAAGTGGCTCGAATGCAAAGTATTTTAATTGGTGAAGCGTTCAGCGTTGGCACTTTCCCTTGTCGTGACCGTAAAAGGCACCGTCGAGTGCTTCCATCGCAGATATGGCCTTTAGTTTCCTACGTCGATTGTCGGCACATGCCGTAAAAGTCAACGCACCATTCTACAATGGTATCGCAGATTTCAGCTGAACTCGTCAATCACCGCAATGTGACGAAATAGCGGGCTGCGGAGCTGACTGACTTCCTGTGAGCGCCACACGAGACGCGCGCCTCGTGTTTGACACACTCGAGATGCCACAAAAGTAGTTGCTCTACTCCCGGCTCTCTTCGCCTTGTTTCACCCACCTACACCCCCCCAACAGACGATACGACGGCGTACAAATCGGTGATTGAGTGAAGCGGCTGCTGAACTTTCAGTTTTTGCAAAGGCAAGAAGAAAAGATGGAAGAAAGACATGGGCGAGAAAAGGAGGTACAGACTTTAGCtcttcaaattattttcaattctCTTTTATATACAAACTTCAAAATGAAAACTAAAAACTTCAAAATGAAAACTCAAAGCTAATCAACAATAATCGCGGTATGTGAGAAAAGGCTTTCGGGATGATGCTTTTGACATTCTTGTTAGCATCGAACGAGTCTGCACTTGTCACACTCCTTGCTTTTCTAGCTGTAACGCTGCTGTCAGCCACCAGGGGACGTCTGTGCGGCTAAAGTGGCTTTCTGGAAACACTTGCGCGCTATGTGAAATTAGAATGAATTGGTTCAAATCGGACCCAGGGAAGCATCAGAAAACagcaacccccccccaaaaaattgtcTACATGTACATTTTGAATTATCAAAGTTGTAAACTAGATGTCAGGAATCGTTCACGCAGAAAGAGGAAGTGGTTTACCGGTTGAGGGTTTTTTCACGTTTCCCTTTTGCTGTCAGATAACAGACTGCATGCCACGTTGTGCACGTTGCTCAATGTGACCCCACAAAAATAGAAGATGAATGTGCACGTGTGCGCGCACGACTTCCGGGCTGTGCGATAATTTCATTATCCGTCGAATGTGGGCAATGTGAGACCTTGGACTGCAGTTGACACGGATCAACCGCATGTTGAcagctgtatgtgtgtgtgtgtgtccaaaatGTTGTGTAAATCTGATTCCAACTTGGTTCTGTCCCTCAGGAGACGGCGTCACTGCTGTCGTCGCCCTCACGGCCCTCTGTGGCTGAACTTGCCGGAAGGTTCAAAGTTTTGTCTCCTCCCATTGCCAGCGAGACAGTGAGTTTGAGTTTGTCAGCCATCCAGCCTGGTTGTACTTTTTAAGTTCAAGTTTTTGGATGGAGGGCTGGCACTTTAGTTGCTTGTCAGGATTATGGCAGCAGTCGGAgcgctgtttgtgtgtgtgtatgttttgtttttgtttttcttgtgtcaAAAGTTTGAGAACTACTTTCACACTTGAAACGTCTGTCAGGAAGTGCCAGTCAGACGTCGAGCCCCTCGCTCTTTACAACTGCCAAAAAGCCATGAAGATGAACAGGAGGTGAGCAAAGCGTGCGCTCCGTGTGAAAATTGTGTGATTATCAAACAAATGTTTCCATTTGTCAGAGACCTTCGGGCGTGACTTCACCTGTCAAACCCAAGAGGAACTCTGCCCTGGTTGAGAAGCTTCAGGTGGGTCTGCGCTCTCATTCTGTGTGGCTATGACATCATGGCACTTCCTCCCCCAGGCCAACCTTGCTCTGTCCCCCGGTGCCCTGCTGCCCTTGCCCATGAGCCCTAGCTTCAGGCTGCCACCGCTCTTCAAACCGCCGACACCCACCGCAGGGAGCCCCTTGTCCACGCCGACGTCTCCCGGCCCCGATTTTACACCTCTGGCGAGTGAGGAGGAGGGACCGGTGTCATTTGAAGCTCCACCCGTAGCGGCGGCAGAGGGATGCCTCTTGAACGTCAGCAAGGTCGGCTGGATTTTTCTCCATCACTCCTTGTCAATCAAAGTAATTGAATAGGTTTTGGTCGGTTGTCCTCTAGAGCCGAGCGCGTCACTCTATCAGGCGACGCCCTCCTTCCCGCCGCCGCGCGAAGTCCAGTAGTGGAGAGGAAGTGGGCGTGGCCACAGAGGAATTGGACACCGGCAAAAGCCAATCAAACCTCAACACGACCCCGGGAGCAGCTGATGTCTTTGCTCATGACAACAGGAATCGTTCCAAGGAGGGCGTATCAGAAGAAGGCCGCAGTGATGAGCAAGGAGAAGGCGGCAGTGAGAGGCAGGTTGATCGAGAGGAGGAGAACCAGGAAAAAACCTCAGGAGAGGCGGAATGAGACAATGAGACAGAGAGAGATGACGGCGGATAGCTTTTCCAAACGCGTGCAACTGAACTCTTTTCCTCTTTGAAcaatgttggattttgtccacaatttagggagcgcgttatctgcgcctcacggcaaaagccattgccaatcacctgttatccaatttactcactgcgtgctcgtttgatttcttcagatttaggaaaatgctaagacactgaagcacaaattagacttacacaggttggttgagttcaatcacaattcttgttcagaaagctctgtcttcaggaaagtacaatacagcgctgagcccttcaagagcagaaagtctccattcagaaaatgcaatgttcaaggttctttgatcagcttatattaagttgcgcattgtgggccgagattgatgggtgatgagtctttggggtggggcaagttcgccatgggagtgggtgctggttatgggcgattcggtgtgtgtgggggctgttgtcttccatcccatctttcggccttggcgatcatctttggccgagtccttggctggctccctgtggcacctgctggttttgtctccacgtgaccttcctgtgaacattcttcttcaatcttggacatacattgtcgtacctcattctttctttgttaggcaaaatatttccctctgtgcagagcgttcagtagtaatcaaaaactggcgtctagcattagtcaaaacataggatacaatcaagtagtgaacggtcaagacgactctggctgtgtccatgatttagagaaaaacatcaggcatgcattatacagttccttaaggctcattaagctatttaggcaatatatcaaaagacagatCACAATTTTCCCATTTTGAGCCTCGTACCTGCTTCTGTCAAGAGATTTGTGGTCACTCAAAGATCCACTGAATAATTCATCATCAAAAGAAAGCGTGAAGCACCCGCCACCCGAAACACAACttagtgacgtcagcggcattCCGCTATTGCCCTGTCCTTGAACGTCTTCAGCTGACAAGAGGATTTCCCCCAATTTGGCACCCTTCACACAGTTGCGTCGTCCTTAACCCCCACCAAGGTTCATTTCAGGAAAGGACCAAAAGGGGAAACCTTTCCCGCCGTGGGTTTAATCTCATTGCCATATGCACTCTGATCTAACACTGTGCctacaaataaacacacaagtGGACATTCACTTGTGAGGTCAAAGGTCTACCGGAATGGATATTTGCTCACTAATCATGTCTTTCAAAGGGAGGATGAGGCCTTCAACCTTTCTGTTGGCGTAATCATGACATTTGCGTCAACTAGACAGGCGAGAAACGCTCTCCGCCCAAAGTATTGAAACAGCGGGGTCAGTCTATTAGTCTTGGGCGTACTCTGTCATA
The nucleotide sequence above comes from Syngnathus scovelli strain Florida chromosome 15, RoL_Ssco_1.2, whole genome shotgun sequence. Encoded proteins:
- the LOC125982512 gene encoding stromal interaction molecule 1 isoform X2 → MRQTSSAGHGQMPLPSVFPDLCTVDRQLCKDENARLSFEAIYNIHRRMDDDADGTVDAAETDEFLREDLKYHDSKAKQSNFHRADLHIRVEDMWDAWKNSEVYNWTGEQVEEWLQFSVELPQYTETFRKHGLDGKALPRLAVKNATLTGSVLKIVERGHVQKLQLKALDTVLFGPPSVQQNRWKDLVLGVSILAALGGCWFACVQTKRSRDDLGKLMKDLEGLQRAEQSLLDLQENCSADPVSVIWWSNAHDTVPSLVHGRFSHSSNEVTAPLAVHVCLYTHVHAFLLQMHADEPDERSPPLFLRLQKAQEDQRCVQVEKVKVEEELRNEIDAAKREACRLRELREGTENEMSRQKYAEQELEQVRMALKKAERELESQARWSPPDILQTWLQLTHEIEVQYYNVKKQSAERQLLQAREGAEKIKKKKTSLFGTFHVAHSSSLEDVDHKILSAKQALADVTAALREKLRRWQNIELLTGFCLVTNPGLGALAAALHLDPSFLGLRPATPQHLLLSDDLDDMDEDILSPGTLKYAAWQMDQRASDLWPLSGFADNPLPWKLSAQRMGDSTMMFSSQRDIMDRSYSESPLPHAGGESRGLHASKTLLLSNRSARMRGRGGGLEKSSSLGELRTIPAAIPAAIPASSRSTRSLCITAADSPVLFSGVCAVPGWSPAKDGGKTSGGGRRRNAFDKIFKKK
- the LOC125982512 gene encoding stromal interaction molecule 1 isoform X1; translation: MARVCLLLVCVLSVRVGNGDHAHPDHQQHRSDLCTVDRQLCKDENARLSFEAIYNIHRRMDDDADGTVDAAETDEFLREDLKYHDSKAKQSNFHRADLHIRVEDMWDAWKNSEVYNWTGEQVEEWLQFSVELPQYTETFRKHGLDGKALPRLAVKNATLTGSVLKIVERGHVQKLQLKALDTVLFGPPSVQQNRWKDLVLGVSILAALGGCWFACVQTKRSRDDLGKLMKDLEGLQRAEQSLLDLQENCSADPVSVIWWSNAHDTVPSLVHGRFSHSSNEVTAPLAVHVCLYTHVHAFLLQMHADEPDERSPPLFLRLQKAQEDQRCVQVEKVKVEEELRNEIDAAKREACRLRELREGTENEMSRQKYAEQELEQVRMALKKAERELESQARWSPPDILQTWLQLTHEIEVQYYNVKKQSAERQLLQAREGAEKIKKKKTSLFGTFHVAHSSSLEDVDHKILSAKQALADVTAALREKLRRWQNIELLTGFCLVTNPGLGALAAALHLDPSFLGLRPATPQHLLLSDDLDDMDEDILSPGTLKYAAWQMDQRASDLWPLSGFADNPLPWKLSAQRMGDSTMMFSSQRDIMDRSYSESPLPHAGGESRGLHASKTLLLSNRSARMRGRGGGLEKSSSLGELRTIPAAIPAAIPASSRSTRSLCITAADSPVLFSGVCAVPGWSPAKDGGKTSGGGRRRNAFDKIFKKK
- the LOC125982512 gene encoding stromal interaction molecule 1 isoform X3; this translates as MARVCLLLVCVLSVRVGNGDHAHPDHQQHRSDLCTVDRQLCKDENARLSFEAIYNIHRRMDDDADGTVDAAETDEFLREDLKYHDSKAKQSNFHRADLHIRVEDMWDAWKNSEVYNWTGEQVEEWLQFSVELPQYTETFRKHGLDGKALPRLAVKNATLTGSVLKIVERGHVQKLQLKALDTVLFGPPSVQQNRWKDLVLGVSILAALGGCWFACVQTKRSRDDLGKLMKDLEGLQRAEQSLLDLQEKLQKAQEDQRCVQVEKVKVEEELRNEIDAAKREACRLRELREGTENEMSRQKYAEQELEQVRMALKKAERELESQARWSPPDILQTWLQLTHEIEVQYYNVKKQSAERQLLQAREGAEKIKKKKTSLFGTFHVAHSSSLEDVDHKILSAKQALADVTAALREKLRRWQNIELLTGFCLVTNPGLGALAAALHLDPSFLGLRPATPQHLLLSDDLDDMDEDILSPGTLKYAAWQMDQRASDLWPLSGFADNPLPWKLSAQRMGDSTMMFSSQRDIMDRSYSESPLPHAGGESRGLHASKTLLLSNRSARMRGRGGGLEKSSSLGELRTIPAAIPAAIPASSRSTRSLCITAADSPVLFSGVCAVPGWSPAKDGGKTSGGGRRRNAFDKIFKKK
- the LOC125982533 gene encoding capZ-interacting protein isoform X2 codes for the protein MEETASLLSSPSRPSVAELAGRFKVLSPPIASETEVPVRRRAPRSLQLPKSHEDEQERPSGVTSPVKPKRNSALVEKLQANLALSPGALLPLPMSPSFRLPPLFKPPTPTAGSPLSTPTSPGPDFTPLASEEEGPVSFEAPPVAAAEGCLLNVSKSRARHSIRRRPPSRRRAKSSSGEEVGVATEELDTGKSQSNLNTTPGAADVFAHDNRNRSKEGVSEEGRSDEQGEGGSERQVDREEENQEKTSGEAE
- the LOC125982533 gene encoding capZ-interacting protein isoform X3 — its product is MEERHGREKEETASLLSSPSRPSVAELAGRFKVLSPPIASETEVPVRRRAPRSLQLPKSHEDEQERPSGVTSPVKPKRNSALVEKLQANLALSPGALLPLPMSPSFRLPPLFKPPTPTAGSPLSTPTSPGPDFTPLASEEEGPVSFEAPPVAAAEGCLLNVSKVLVGCPLEPSASLYQATPSFPPPREVQ
- the LOC125982533 gene encoding capZ-interacting protein isoform X1, which produces MEERHGREKEETASLLSSPSRPSVAELAGRFKVLSPPIASETEVPVRRRAPRSLQLPKSHEDEQERPSGVTSPVKPKRNSALVEKLQANLALSPGALLPLPMSPSFRLPPLFKPPTPTAGSPLSTPTSPGPDFTPLASEEEGPVSFEAPPVAAAEGCLLNVSKSRARHSIRRRPPSRRRAKSSSGEEVGVATEELDTGKSQSNLNTTPGAADVFAHDNRNRSKEGVSEEGRSDEQGEGGSERQVDREEENQEKTSGEAE
- the LOC125982533 gene encoding capZ-interacting protein isoform X4, whose product is MEERHGREKEETASLLSSPSRPSVAELAGRFKVLSPPIASETEVPVRRRAPRSLQLPKSHEDEQERPSGVTSPVKPKRNSALVEKLQANLALSPGALLPLPMSPSFRLPPLFKPPTPTAGSPLSTPTSPGPDFTPLASEEEGPVSFEAPPVAAAEGCLLNVSKKETRSSSPGPAV